A region of Massilia sp. WG5 DNA encodes the following proteins:
- a CDS encoding LysR family transcriptional regulator: protein MSFLTLDLNLLRVFDAVMTEQNLTRAAGHLAMTQPAVSNAIKRLRESLGDELLIRTAYGVKPTPRAEALWPSVRQALAALEAAVMPETFDVSKAQATFRLAMADATAALWLPSLVRSIEKEAPGVNIRMVPLTTREPRPMLLRGDIDLAVGFFPGVAAQLSYETGSPIRHERLYSGEYVAVMRKNHPLAQGKLDLDSYCKANHLLVSFSGRAHGLVDEALAQIGRERRTLLTVNQFFTAGRVVANSDLVTVLPRHLIASTGAADSLVWRELPFQLPAVHLDMLWHERDGRSPAHRWLRTNLEQLSVTAQKTLPHKSEMTEKMEKIA from the coding sequence ATGAGCTTCCTCACGCTTGACCTGAACCTGCTCCGCGTCTTCGACGCCGTCATGACCGAGCAAAACCTGACCCGCGCCGCCGGCCACCTGGCGATGACCCAGCCGGCGGTGTCGAACGCCATCAAGCGCCTGCGCGAAAGCCTGGGCGACGAGCTGCTGATCCGTACCGCCTACGGCGTCAAGCCGACCCCGCGCGCCGAAGCACTGTGGCCCTCGGTGCGCCAGGCGCTGGCCGCGCTGGAAGCGGCCGTGATGCCGGAAACCTTCGACGTGTCCAAGGCCCAGGCGACATTCCGCCTGGCGATGGCCGACGCAACAGCCGCACTGTGGCTGCCCTCGCTGGTGCGCTCGATCGAAAAGGAAGCGCCGGGGGTGAATATCCGCATGGTGCCGCTGACCACGCGCGAGCCGCGGCCGATGCTGCTGCGCGGCGACATCGACCTGGCGGTCGGCTTTTTCCCTGGCGTGGCGGCCCAGCTGTCGTACGAAACCGGCTCGCCGATCCGCCACGAACGCCTGTATTCGGGTGAGTATGTGGCGGTGATGCGCAAGAACCATCCGCTGGCCCAGGGCAAGCTGGACCTGGACAGCTATTGCAAGGCCAACCACCTGCTGGTGAGTTTCTCGGGCCGCGCCCACGGCCTGGTCGACGAAGCTCTGGCCCAGATCGGCCGCGAGCGCCGCACCCTGCTGACCGTGAACCAGTTCTTCACCGCCGGCCGCGTGGTCGCGAACTCGGACCTGGTGACGGTCCTGCCGCGCCACCTGATCGCCTCGACCGGCGCCGCCGATTCCCTGGTCTGGCGCGAACTGCCGTTCCAGCTGCCGGCCGTGCACCTGGACATGCTGTGGCACGAGCGCGACGGCCGCAGCCCGGCGCACCGCTGGCTGCGCACGAATCTCGAACAACTGTCGGTGACGGCGCAGAAGACGCTGCCGCACAAGTCCGAGATGACGGAAAAGATGGAAAAGATTGCTTGA